The Solanum dulcamara chromosome 2, daSolDulc1.2, whole genome shotgun sequence region gtcacaatatatataagattCAACGTCTGGGAGGACCACGATTGTCATAGGAACCCCAACCACCACCACTGTATGGATCACCATATGCTCCGCCGGGATATCTCATCTCAGGGCTTCCATTCATCATGCCATAGGCTCCTACACCTAAATGAAATAGAGAAAATATAAACTAAGCTGTTTCCACGGGTCGAAAGTTTACATCATAGAATCAGATAAGAAGGATATAGAGAACTTACCAAGACCCCGTCCAACTTTATCTGCTCGCAGCTTCTCAATTTCACGAGCCATTGAAATGAGATTCTTCTCCATAGATTGATTTTGTTCCACCAGTTCCGTATTTGCTTTCTTCTCATATTCAAATTGTCTCCTACAGATTCATCATCAAATTGAATAGTCAAAAAGAGAAGTTATGACAAGTTGGTCATCGCATACATTAGAACAAATGAGGCTCTTAACACCAGAGGACCATAATAACAAAGTATTTTCATGTTTATTCATCTTTTCTTAGGGGAGAAAGTTATAACTTCATACCTTGCTTCCACCAATTCCTTCTGCAATTTATCAATATCAGTCTTCATAGATGATAGTTGCTTATTCTCAGTTTGTAGTCGATTAGTATCCTTAGTAAGAGTTTGAACTTGTCCAGATAATTCTTTCTGTAAAGCACTTAGCTTCTGAGATTCAGCTCTCAATTGGATTACCTCTAACCTCAGAGGCTCCGTAGATCGAAGATCAGCCTCTAACTTCATTCCTCTCTCAATATACTCTCTTACTTGTGCCTCATTGTCAGCACGCATTTTGGGAATGAACTGACTTAATCTATGTATTTCATCTTTTACAGCAGATAATTCCCTCTCAAGCATCACATTCTCATCAATCACCTGTCTGTTTTCTGCAAGAAATCTCTGCATGTCCCTATGCTGGAGCTCTAGTTCCTCTTCAAGGACTGATGGATGAGGAGGGAGGGGTCCTGGTCCTCGCTGCATAATAACCCGTGGTGGTGGCCCATCACGGAATCCTCTGAAGTTATCAGGTTGACGGGGCATACGATTTCTACCAGCCATAACTAAGAAGAATCAacgaagaaaataaattaagttCATAAAATGTTGACGAGAAAAAGAGAAATCATAGAAAAAAACGCCCTAACAGTAGAGGAGTGATAAAGCATAGACTTATAAACCCTATAAGATGACCCAAAAAAAACAATTTGAATTTATGCCCAGTAAATCCAGATCAGATGCCTTATTTTTActaaaaagaatgatgaaaagcTATACGAAGCAAAGAACATCTATACATAATAATTTAGTGACCCAAAGAGGCGTACAATAGTGTGTCAAGAAGAGTCTTTTGGTGGCAATAGAGAAGAATGGAATtcatatcaaatatataaatgtCATAAGGCATATGCAAGAAGCAGATTGTCACAAGTGTGAAAAAGGTAATAGGGAATACAATGGAGTTCCTCATAACTGTGGGTTCAAACCGAGTATTCTATTGAACTTGTACTCCTTTACCTCAGAAATGAATGAGCTACCAAACAATAGAAGATGGGATCTCGTGGTGTATATTATTTGTACACAATATTATGTTAGTTCACAAGATTAGTGAGTGTGTCAACTAAAAGCTTGAACTATGAAACACAATGTAAAAAATAATGGTTTTATGATAAACAGAAGTGAAACAGAATATAAGTACTGCAAGTCTAACTAGCTTAAGAAGAGAGATTGAGGAGAGATTAGACGGATTCATACGCCCAAATGAAGAAGATTCAAATATCTAGATTCAATCAGGAGAATGACATGAGAGAAGAAGCTGTAACACATAAACAAAACAAGAATGTTTGAAATGGAGTACTACAGGAACACAATAGAGAATGACTACCTACCTAGGTAAAAAGCAAATTCAACAGAACGGTTGTAAGACCAACAGTGTCATACAACAAAGAACATGGAGCCTTTAAGGTCCAGCATATCCATAACACAAGTGTTGCACGAATACATATGTTAAGACGGATCTGTAGTCATGCAATTATCACATCTAAAAAAAGGTACAACTAGCACatatagaagaaaaaatgaGAGCGGCACATGGAAAATCACAAGCAGAAAGGTCCATAGTTGTGTCCTGCGTAGACCTTTGAAGGCACCGGTTAGTGAACCCGTGGTCTCTCCGTAAAATTAGATAgtttatgtatattatttctaaaAAACCTTTCTAAGGCAGACAAGAATACTGCAACTTAGTATCTCAAACCGCCTCTTGTGTTTGTCCTTATGTCATAAATGGACAACTTGCAGCAAGTGCTGCAGATTAAGTTAGTTCAGACACCAGGTCTAGGAACCTTGAGATACTGTGACATGGAGTAGAATCAACGTCTCTCTGGTAAAAGAAAGTGATTCATTTAGAGGCCAACCTCTGTGTTTATGTCAACAACCACTTAATTATTTGTCGCCACACAAACGGACACACATGATTCCTCAGAAATGCCAGATTTTCAGAAGACATGACTGGAGAACTACTTATAGAATTTGCCTCATAAACATTGACCTTGCTCAAGAGGCAAGGCGCAAGGCAAAGACCAGCCTTACAGCCATTCTGA contains the following coding sequences:
- the LOC129879956 gene encoding protein FLX-like 3 — translated: MAGRNRMPRQPDNFRGFRDGPPPRVIMQRGPGPLPPHPSVLEEELELQHRDMQRFLAENRQVIDENVMLERELSAVKDEIHRLSQFIPKMRADNEAQVREYIERGMKLEADLRSTEPLRLEVIQLRAESQKLSALQKELSGQVQTLTKDTNRLQTENKQLSSMKTDIDKLQKELVEARRQFEYEKKANTELVEQNQSMEKNLISMAREIEKLRADKVGRGLGVGAYGMMNGSPEMRYPGGAYGDPYSGGGWGSYDNRGPPRR